From a single Photobacterium gaetbulicola Gung47 genomic region:
- a CDS encoding 2-amino-4-hydroxy-6-hydroxymethyldihydr opteridine pyrophosphokinase (COG0801) → MTTVYISLGSNIDRERHLAAGLAGLSSLGSGMQVSTIYEAEPVGFSGPNFFNCVAVIETSLSLDTLWQALKQLELQHGRAPDAAKNQSRTLDLDILLYGDTVQESYPVLPRSDIYKFAFVLQPLMELCPHREIPGDGRTVTELWHASRFEQALWPVEHHFVV, encoded by the coding sequence GTGACCACGGTCTACATCAGCCTTGGCTCAAACATCGACCGTGAACGCCACCTTGCGGCGGGCCTAGCCGGTTTGAGCTCGCTGGGCTCGGGCATGCAGGTTTCGACCATTTATGAAGCCGAGCCGGTGGGGTTTAGCGGGCCGAACTTTTTTAATTGTGTTGCTGTCATCGAAACGTCTTTGTCATTAGATACACTTTGGCAGGCGCTGAAGCAGCTTGAGCTGCAGCATGGCCGCGCGCCAGATGCCGCAAAAAATCAGAGCCGTACCCTGGACCTGGATATTCTCCTCTACGGGGATACCGTGCAGGAGAGCTATCCGGTGCTACCTCGCAGCGATATTTACAAGTTTGCCTTCGTGTTGCAGCCCTTGATGGAGTTGTGCCCACACCGGGAGATCCCCGGTGATGGCCGTACGGTAACCGAGCTTTGGCACGCTTCTCGTTTTGAACAGGCACTTTGGCCTGTTGAG
- a CDS encoding putative dihydroneopterin aldolase (COG1539): MDSVFIEHLEVIATIGVYDWEQEIKQKLVLDLEMAHDNRPAAQSDDVAYALDYAAVSDAVTQHIQTGRFLLVERVAEEIANLIMTQFSVPWIKVRVTKPGAVANARGVGVVIERGSK, from the coding sequence ATGGATTCAGTATTTATCGAACATCTAGAAGTCATCGCCACCATTGGTGTGTATGACTGGGAACAGGAAATCAAGCAGAAACTGGTGCTTGATTTGGAAATGGCTCACGATAATCGTCCGGCGGCACAGAGCGATGATGTCGCCTATGCTTTGGATTATGCGGCCGTGAGCGATGCCGTGACGCAGCATATTCAAACGGGTCGCTTCTTGCTGGTAGAGCGCGTTGCTGAAGAGATCGCTAACCTGATCATGACGCAGTTCTCGGTACCGTGGATCAAGGTACGGGTGACCAAGCCGGGTGCGGTTGCCAATGCCCGCGGTGTGGGGGTTGTGATTGAGCGGGGAAGCAAGTGA